The Prunus persica cultivar Lovell chromosome G8, Prunus_persica_NCBIv2, whole genome shotgun sequence genome includes a region encoding these proteins:
- the LOC18768867 gene encoding auxin response factor 2, whose protein sequence is MAPRTTAGVEGLGPTTVNIAERESSGCSDGSAFPVDAAAAAAAANKNKRGEKDDSYTRLWHACAGPNVYVPGPGEKVFYFPQGHMEQVEAYANEDGKMEMPIYNLPSKILCNVVCVLLKAEVHTDEVFAQITLLPLTEQEQLSLDEENNQPVPQSTSTRSFSKTLTPSDTSTHGGFSVPKRQADECLPPLDMSQQPPVQELVARDLQGFEWHFRHIFRGQPKRHLLTSGWSTFVTAKRLVAGDACIFVRGENGELRVGIRRANKNQDNASTALISGHSMQHGILASAFHANSTGTLFTVYYRPWTSPAAFIIPYDRYMKSAKNDHSIGMRFRTCFEGDECAEKRLAGTIIGIEDNDCIRWPSSEWRCLKVQWDASSDTNLHPERLSPWNIMPLQPNKRAHVPDLISPGFPNLATNGLLPIPVEYTPPRQKKVFQGQEISDPPAHEPGTQKPPLLPQFIPPSNPDWTHTELGLDNNPLHDPLYQCPGSAIAPSLTNRWPPIFNFGVWDSVAFRRSMSVPNIKSSGSQDSRAFKPRSEIEAPLVQPNSRGTTMLFGVNIVTSHPELPSPQVVTSSELFSPCSITPISQSSVSETVQISETSKIVSGVLSAKQCKKCCSVTNRSCIKVLKYGAPVGRSVDLARFDGYGELISELDQMFDFKGSLIDGSSGWQVTYMDDEGDMMLIGDYLWHEFQSMVQKLFICPKEEIDRLNPGSPNATSL, encoded by the exons aTGGCGCCGAGGACGACTGCCGGTGTAGAAGGCTTGGGGCCCACCACCGTCAATATTGCCGAGAGAGAAAGCAGCGGATGTAGCGATGGTTCAGCCTTCCCTGttgatgctgctgctgctgctgctgctgctaacAAGAATAAACGAG GTGAGAAAGATGATTCGTACACTCGACTATGGCATGCATGTGCAGGTCCTAATGTTTATGTTCCGGGCCCCGGAGAGAAGGTTTTCTACTTCCCTCAAGGTCACATGGAACAG GTCGAGGCATATGCAAACGAAGATGGCAAAATGGAAATGCCAATTTACAATTTGCCTTCCAAGATCCTCTGCAATGTTGTCTGTGTTCTGCTAAAG GCTGAAGTTCACACAGATGAAGTGTTTGCTCAAATCACCTTGCTTCCTCTGACTGAG CAAGAACAGCTAAGTTtagatgaagaaaataatcAACCCGTGCCTCAGAGCACCAGTACACGCTCCTTTAGCAAGACACTCACCCCATCTGACACAAGCACTCATGGTGGATTCTCTGTTCCGAAACGACAAGCTGATGAGTGCCTTCCACCTCTG GACATGTCTCAGCAACCACCAGTACAAGAACTCGTCGCAAGGGACTTGCAGGGATTTGAGTGGCACTTTCGCCATATATTTCGTG GTCAGCCAAAGAGGCACTTGCTTACCAGTGGTTGGAGTACATTTGTGACTGCAAAAAGACTTGTTGCTGGGGATGCATGTATCTTTGTCAG AGGAGAAAATGGAGAGTTGCGTGTTGGGATACGCCGTGCGAACAAAAACCAGGACAATGCATCAACTGCTCTCATTTCAGGCCACAGCATGCAACATGGCATACTTGCCAGTGCTTTCCATGCCAATTCTACTGGTACCCTGTTTACTGTGTACTATCGTCCATG GACCAGTCCTGCTGCATTTATAATTCCTTATGATCGATACATGAAATCAGCAAAAAATGACCATTCTATTGGTATGAGATTCAGAACGTGTTTTGAAGGTGATGAATGTGCAGAGAAAAG ATTGGCGGGTACTATAATAGGTATTGAAGATAATGATTGTATCAGGTGGCCCAGTTCAGAATGGAGGTGTCTGAAG GTCCAATGGGATGCCTCATCAGATACAAACTTGCATCCTGAAAGGCTTTCTCCTTGGAATATCATGCCTCTCCAACCTAATAAGAGAGCACATGTTCCTGATCTGATATCACCTGGGTTTCCTAACTTGGCTACGAATG GCTTATTGCCAATTCCAGTTGAGTATACACCTCCAAGACAAAAAAAGGTCTTTCAAGGTCAAGAAATTAGTGACCCACCTGCTCATGAACCGGGTACACAAAAACCACCATTACTACCGCAGTTCATTCCACCATCAAATCCTGACTGGACCCATACAGAATTGGGATTGGACAACAATCCATTGCATGACCCACTTTATCAATGTCCTGGCAGTGCAATAGCTCCAAGTCTCACTAACCGATGGCCACCAATATTTAATTTTGGAGTCTGGGACAGTGTAGCGTTTAGAAGAAGCATGTCAGTTCCAAATATCAAATCCTCTGGGTCCCAGGACTCGAGGGCCTTCAAACCAAGGAGTGAGATTGAAGCGCCACTTGTCCAACCAAATAGCCGTGGTACAACCATGCTGTTTGGAGTCAATATAGTTACTAGTCACCCGGAGCTCCCTTCACCACAAGTTGTCACTTCTAGTGAACTTTTTAGTCCTTGTTCTATTACTCCAATATCTCAGTCGAGTGTTTCTGAAACTGTCCAGATTTCAGAGACCTCTAAGATTGTTTCTGGTGTTCTTTCTGCGAAACAATGCAAGAAATGCTGCTCTGTCACTAACAGGAGCTGCATAAAG GTGCTCAAATATGGAGCTCCTGTTGGAAGGTCGGTGGACCTCGCACGCTTTGATGGGTATGGTGAACTCATTTCTGAGCTTGACCAGATGTTCGATTTCAAAGGAAGCTTGATCGATGGAAGCAGTGGGTGGCAGGTAACCTACATGGATGATGAAGGAGACATGATGCTGATAGGAGATTACCTGTGGCA TGAATTCCAGTCCATGGTGCAAAAATTGTTCATCTGTCCAAAGGAAGAAATCGACAGACTGAATCCAGGCTCGCCAAATGCAACATCCCTCTAA